In candidate division WOR-3 bacterium, the following are encoded in one genomic region:
- a CDS encoding M28 family peptidase, translated as MGEHKLLVIVFSLLFFIAVQPVFARSPYDYLVDFCKIGERVPGTEGHQRAKNFIVDNLSAPEVDSFFTRGTWFYNIKQSFPGEYRRIGIAAHWDSDVGCPGANDGGSGVALLLSLVDTLEVNPSKMAVDIIFFDGEDVDKADLIGSEHFAARCVDDYSFIIVVDMVGDADLQIFKEGNSTKFFPELVDSLWEIGMEVAPLVFLPVVKYYIKDDHISLIKYGIRAVNIIDFDYPYWDSKDDTVDKCSKESLDTMYNFLLKIVYPRFLY; from the coding sequence ATGGGTGAACATAAACTTTTAGTCATAGTCTTTTCTCTTCTTTTTTTTATTGCCGTCCAACCGGTGTTCGCCAGAAGCCCTTATGATTATCTGGTCGATTTTTGTAAGATCGGGGAACGCGTACCGGGTACTGAGGGACATCAGAGAGCCAAAAATTTTATAGTGGATAATTTAAGCGCCCCTGAAGTCGATTCGTTCTTCACCCGCGGCACGTGGTTCTATAATATCAAACAGAGTTTCCCGGGTGAGTACCGAAGGATCGGTATAGCCGCCCATTGGGATTCTGATGTCGGCTGCCCGGGTGCCAATGACGGCGGTTCGGGAGTGGCGTTGCTCTTGAGTTTGGTGGATACCCTTGAGGTGAACCCCTCGAAGATGGCGGTCGATATAATATTTTTCGACGGGGAAGATGTGGATAAGGCGGATCTCATCGGTTCAGAGCATTTCGCCGCCCGGTGTGTTGATGATTATTCTTTTATCATTGTCGTCGATATGGTGGGAGACGCCGATCTGCAGATCTTTAAAGAAGGCAACTCCACAAAATTTTTCCCTGAGCTGGTCGATTCTCTCTGGGAAATCGGTATGGAGGTGGCGCCGCTGGTTTTCCTTCCGGTGGTGAAATACTACATTAAAGACGATCATATCTCATTGATAAAATACGGTATACGCGCCGTTAATATTATTGATTTTGATTATCCTTATTGGGATTCGAAAGACGATACAGTCGATAAATGCAGTAAAGAAAGTCTTGATACCATGTATAACTTCCTTTTGAAGATCGTATATCCCAGATTTTTATATTGA
- a CDS encoding helix-hairpin-helix domain-containing protein gives MSRRETIVLLIMVAVLIIINVVGYIRRQNFKRNYQVIVEESAVRISINYASADDLMDLPGIGPSIAARIIEYREKCGGFQRLSDLKEVKGIGEKLFQKILPYIEL, from the coding sequence ATGAGTCGGAGAGAGACGATAGTTCTTTTGATTATGGTGGCTGTTCTCATCATCATAAATGTCGTCGGTTATATAAGACGGCAGAATTTCAAAAGAAATTACCAGGTGATCGTAGAGGAATCAGCGGTCAGGATCTCAATAAATTACGCTTCAGCCGACGACCTGATGGACCTTCCCGGTATCGGTCCATCGATTGCGGCAAGGATTATTGAATACCGGGAAAAATGCGGAGGATTCCAGAGATTGAGTGATCTGAAAGAAGTCAAAGGGATCGGAGAAAAGCTTTTCCAGAAAATTTTGCCGTATATAGAATTATAA